One part of the Vibrio ponticus genome encodes these proteins:
- a CDS encoding YgjV family protein: protein MKVGIFSEPFSIAQLFGLLSFALGLSTFYQKDDRRLKIVMLTLNLNHLIHYLLMGSSVSALSSLLSAFRTATAIYLTPQWLSPKWAAAFFVIASTLFGLSIADSIWDLWPILGTAIGSYAVFMLQGIKMRLAFLVGASCWLINNIMLGSIGGTLLELSAISVNLFTITRLIRDQKRMMVES from the coding sequence ATAAAGGTGGGTATTTTCTCTGAGCCGTTTTCGATAGCACAATTATTTGGCTTGTTAAGCTTTGCTCTAGGCTTATCCACCTTTTACCAAAAAGATGACCGCCGCTTAAAAATTGTAATGCTGACTCTCAATCTTAATCATTTGATTCATTACTTATTGATGGGGTCATCAGTTTCAGCATTAAGCTCACTTCTTTCGGCTTTTCGAACAGCGACGGCAATCTATCTCACTCCTCAATGGCTCTCACCGAAATGGGCTGCTGCCTTTTTTGTTATTGCTAGCACGCTTTTTGGTCTTAGTATTGCCGACTCGATATGGGATTTATGGCCGATACTTGGCACAGCAATTGGTTCCTATGCGGTATTTATGCTGCAAGGTATCAAGATGCGTTTGGCGTTTTTGGTCGGTGCCAGTTGTTGGCTCATCAACAATATTATGCTGGGATCGATAGGAGGGACGTTGCTGGAGTTAAGTGCGATATCAGTCAATTTGTTTACCATTACTCGTTTGATTCGAGATCAGAAACGAATGATGGTGGAGAGTTGA
- a CDS encoding DUF979 domain-containing protein — protein sequence MLEYVYQATGLLLLAFSLQSFLDKQNPKRIGSGLFWLIYGITFIFGAMIPHWVTGVMVLALTALAAGGFMGTGNYGTTNDQERKQSASVLKNKLFIPAIVVPAGTVLISQLTSLGALVGLGISSIAAIIVALVITKSQPMHSLNEGRRLIDSIGWAAILSQFLAALGYLFNQAGVGDTVASIVKLMIPENMLLVKVIAYCVGMTLFTIVMGNAFAAFAVITTGIGIPLLILDHSGNAAIIGVLGMLSGYCGTLMTPMAANFNVVPAALLELKNKHHVIMMQVIPGLAILTFNIFLMYSFAF from the coding sequence ATGCTTGAATATGTATACCAAGCTACCGGCTTACTGCTACTAGCTTTTTCACTGCAAAGTTTTCTTGATAAACAGAACCCTAAACGTATTGGTAGTGGTCTATTTTGGCTAATCTATGGCATTACGTTTATTTTTGGTGCGATGATACCTCACTGGGTAACCGGTGTGATGGTTTTAGCACTGACAGCTTTAGCGGCTGGTGGCTTTATGGGCACAGGCAACTACGGCACAACCAATGATCAAGAGCGTAAGCAAAGTGCTTCCGTTCTAAAAAACAAACTGTTTATTCCAGCGATTGTCGTTCCTGCTGGTACAGTTTTGATCAGCCAGCTAACTTCTCTAGGTGCGCTAGTTGGTCTAGGCATTAGCTCTATTGCGGCGATTATCGTAGCTTTGGTGATCACTAAGAGTCAGCCAATGCACAGTCTGAATGAAGGTCGTCGTTTGATTGACTCGATAGGCTGGGCGGCGATTCTGTCTCAATTCCTTGCCGCGCTAGGTTACTTGTTTAACCAAGCAGGAGTGGGCGATACCGTAGCTTCAATTGTGAAGCTTATGATCCCAGAAAACATGCTGTTAGTGAAAGTGATTGCTTACTGTGTTGGCATGACGCTATTTACTATCGTTATGGGTAACGCGTTCGCGGCGTTTGCTGTTATCACCACAGGTATCGGTATTCCACTACTTATCCTAGATCATAGCGGTAACGCAGCAATTATTGGTGTGTTAGGTATGCTGTCTGGCTACTGCGGTACACTGATGACGCCAATGGCTGCCAACTTTAACGTTGTACCTGCAGCGCTCCTTGAACTGAAGAATAAACATCATGTTATTATGATGCAGGTGATCCCAGGTTTGGCGATTCTAACGTTTAATATCTTCCTTATGTATAGCTTTGCGTTTTGA
- a CDS encoding GGDEF domain-containing protein, whose amino-acid sequence MELDPKLQQGFFESFPGFLSICDEEHRYVYLNKNLIDALSIALGDNTILPIGLTGLEYAEHLPTYIADFIRSSYWESVKFSKSQVSVSKELSFKNSDEIRYFEVIKFKHIIDGKTYIFTNSTDITELKRDIEKYRTESLIDPLTGLYNRRAYSARANEPIKPNSFVVVIDLDNFKLVNDRFGHNEGDDVLTDFAHLLACCFRNKDFLSRSGGDEFVLVLESLTSTSTLTKRLDKLEVYFKTAFHDKYPFLGWSYGFEKIGNSLTNAFESADQQMYEYKNSKVTKMKL is encoded by the coding sequence ATGGAACTCGACCCTAAATTGCAGCAAGGATTCTTCGAATCATTCCCTGGCTTCTTATCTATATGCGATGAAGAGCATCGTTATGTATACTTGAATAAAAATTTGATAGATGCATTATCTATAGCATTAGGCGACAACACTATTTTACCAATAGGTTTAACAGGTTTAGAATATGCTGAGCATCTACCGACATATATTGCTGATTTTATACGTTCTAGCTATTGGGAAAGTGTCAAATTTTCAAAATCTCAAGTGAGTGTTTCTAAAGAGTTAAGCTTCAAAAATTCAGATGAAATTCGTTATTTTGAAGTAATTAAATTCAAACATATCATCGATGGTAAAACTTATATTTTCACAAATTCAACAGATATAACTGAACTCAAACGAGATATAGAAAAATATCGCACTGAATCTTTAATAGACCCTTTAACCGGGTTATATAATCGAAGAGCATATAGCGCACGTGCGAATGAACCTATTAAGCCTAATAGTTTTGTGGTGGTAATCGACCTAGATAACTTCAAGCTAGTCAATGATCGCTTCGGGCACAACGAAGGTGATGATGTACTGACCGACTTTGCCCACTTGCTCGCTTGCTGTTTTCGCAATAAAGACTTTTTATCACGCAGTGGCGGAGACGAATTTGTACTGGTGTTAGAGTCTTTAACTTCGACATCAACGCTGACTAAACGCCTTGATAAACTAGAAGTCTATTTTAAAACAGCTTTTCATGACAAGTATCCCTTCCTTGGTTGGAGCTATGGATTTGAAAAAATTGGCAATTCACTTACCAATGCCTTCGAATCTGCCGATCAGCAAATGTATGAATATAAAAACTCAAAAGTTACCAAAATGAAGCTATAG
- a CDS encoding DUF969 domain-containing protein: MIDLWPLIGIVIITVGLALKQNTLLVILIAGVATGLVADIAVMDILSALGQSFTQNRYMSLFILVLPMIGILERYGLRQRAEDLIGSMKKASVGKILMTYLLLRKITNGMGLNIGGHPSMIRPLIAPMSEAAAEKASPNLADEKRQTIRALSAASENFGNFFSQLLFIGTGGLLLIKGVMGDNQLDVKLETMALWALPTAIASFVVFGIYTKYISARLNKATTTEATNASQQEQ; encoded by the coding sequence ATGATCGATTTATGGCCATTAATTGGCATTGTGATAATCACTGTAGGGTTGGCTCTAAAGCAAAATACTCTATTGGTAATTTTAATTGCTGGTGTTGCTACTGGTTTGGTGGCAGACATTGCGGTGATGGATATTCTATCTGCTCTTGGTCAATCTTTTACCCAGAACCGTTACATGTCGCTGTTTATTTTGGTACTGCCAATGATTGGTATTCTGGAGCGTTACGGTTTGCGTCAACGTGCAGAAGATCTGATTGGTTCAATGAAAAAAGCCTCAGTGGGTAAGATTTTAATGACTTACTTACTGCTGCGTAAGATCACCAATGGTATGGGATTAAACATTGGTGGTCACCCGTCTATGATTCGTCCACTGATTGCACCTATGTCAGAAGCGGCAGCTGAGAAAGCATCACCGAATCTCGCTGATGAGAAACGTCAAACGATTCGCGCGCTGTCTGCGGCAAGTGAGAACTTTGGCAACTTCTTCAGCCAATTGCTGTTTATTGGTACTGGTGGTCTACTACTGATTAAAGGCGTAATGGGCGATAACCAACTTGATGTGAAATTGGAAACAATGGCGCTTTGGGCGCTGCCAACAGCTATCGCATCGTTTGTGGTATTTGGAATTTACACTAAGTACATCAGTGCGCGTCTAAATAAAGCGACAACCACAGAAGCGACCAACGCGTCGCAACAGGAGCAATAA
- a CDS encoding sulfatase family protein gives MKKTLLASTIAMTVMATSACASNATTETKSADKPNVVLFYVDDLGYGDLASYGHQIVKTPNIDALAAQGIKFTQYYAPAPLCSPSRAGMLTGRTPYRTGIRSWIPDSQNVHIGWGERTLAHMLQDEGYNTALMGKVHLNGGAHMDDHPQAKDLGFDYSFAMYAGWQKNAKVEKPREDGSLRHGKIYPDNFIRNGKPVGETNDFAGGVVADESIQWLNSINKEEPFFLYVPFPEVHTPIASPKEYLDMYSDYITDFAKQNPDLYHWDWKGQPYRGQGEYYANITYMDAQLGRIVDELKKLGEYDNTIFLFSSDNGPVTREARKPWELNMAGETGGLRGRKDNLFEGGIRVPLIMAGTGIKQGSASHEPVYGLDIVPTLSEMIGFELPTDRAIDGVSFTTAFKGGEVERSKPMVWTIDMPYQDDPINEYAVRIDDYKLIIDRDGKGKYLFNIEEDPYEVFNLIGKPEMKSKIDELTKAYQEYRKEIESDEILLNHHSKPKA, from the coding sequence ATGAAAAAGACATTACTAGCAAGCACCATTGCAATGACTGTGATGGCCACATCAGCTTGTGCAAGCAATGCAACAACGGAAACAAAATCGGCAGACAAGCCAAACGTGGTACTTTTCTATGTCGATGACCTTGGCTATGGAGATTTGGCATCTTACGGTCACCAAATTGTTAAGACGCCAAACATTGATGCGCTTGCCGCACAAGGGATTAAATTCACCCAGTACTACGCGCCAGCACCGCTGTGTTCACCTTCACGTGCGGGTATGCTGACAGGTCGTACTCCATACCGTACAGGTATTCGTTCTTGGATCCCAGATAGCCAAAACGTACACATTGGTTGGGGTGAGCGTACGCTTGCTCACATGTTGCAAGACGAAGGCTACAACACGGCGCTGATGGGTAAAGTGCACCTAAATGGTGGCGCGCACATGGATGATCACCCACAAGCGAAAGACCTAGGTTTTGACTACTCATTTGCGATGTACGCGGGTTGGCAAAAGAATGCCAAAGTAGAAAAGCCTCGTGAAGATGGTAGCCTACGTCATGGTAAAATTTACCCTGATAACTTTATCCGCAATGGTAAACCTGTCGGTGAAACCAATGACTTCGCTGGCGGTGTGGTTGCCGATGAATCTATTCAATGGCTAAACAGCATCAACAAAGAAGAGCCGTTCTTCTTGTATGTACCATTCCCTGAAGTTCACACGCCAATCGCGTCACCAAAAGAATATTTGGACATGTACAGCGATTACATCACGGATTTCGCGAAACAGAATCCAGATCTTTACCACTGGGACTGGAAAGGTCAGCCATATCGTGGTCAAGGTGAGTACTACGCCAACATTACTTACATGGATGCACAACTTGGTCGTATCGTTGACGAGTTGAAAAAGCTGGGTGAATACGACAACACGATTTTCCTATTCTCATCAGATAACGGACCGGTAACCCGTGAAGCGCGTAAGCCATGGGAACTGAACATGGCAGGTGAAACAGGTGGTTTACGTGGTCGTAAAGATAACTTGTTTGAAGGTGGTATTCGCGTACCGCTAATTATGGCAGGTACTGGCATCAAACAGGGCAGTGCATCCCATGAGCCAGTTTATGGTCTAGATATTGTGCCAACACTGTCAGAAATGATTGGTTTTGAATTGCCAACTGACCGCGCAATTGATGGTGTGTCATTTACTACCGCATTCAAAGGTGGCGAAGTTGAACGTAGCAAACCAATGGTTTGGACCATCGACATGCCTTACCAAGATGACCCAATCAACGAATACGCAGTGCGTATTGATGATTACAAGTTGATCATTGACCGCGACGGTAAAGGTAAATACCTGTTCAACATCGAGGAAGACCCATATGAGGTGTTTAACCTAATTGGTAAACCTGAGATGAAGTCGAAAATTGATGAGCTAACGAAGGCGTACCAAGAATACCGCAAAGAGATTGAAAGTGATGAGATTCTACTAAACCATCACAGCAAACCTAAAGCGTAA
- a CDS encoding anaerobic sulfatase maturase — MVNNTFTVMAKPVSDRCNLKCEYCFYLGTKDSLSDKPLDTMSDETLELFVEKYIQESPTPQINFVWQGGEPTLAGLEFFQKAVALQKKYANGKTITNALQTNGMTLNKSWAEFLKQHQFLVGISLDGTQAAHDHYRITTSGKGTYQTVKESIKLLNQYGVEYNVLCTVNSANWNKGKSVYNNLKEIGVRYIQFIPIVTYKKNTPVNFTVPEKGFGKFLLDVFKEWVEQDIGFMFVMNFESTLSYYANGHPLICFNQKQCGAPLVIESNGDLYSCDHFVEDKYRVGNIATDSFAESIQTPAHTKFLTLRNTTKCQKCEFLPMCNGGCPNHAKPNGENHLCQSYKMFFKNTQGAMNYIVRNIL, encoded by the coding sequence ATGGTTAATAATACATTTACGGTTATGGCAAAGCCGGTTAGTGATAGATGCAATTTGAAGTGTGAGTATTGCTTCTATTTGGGTACCAAAGATTCTTTGAGTGATAAACCGTTGGATACTATGAGCGATGAGACGCTCGAGTTATTCGTTGAAAAATACATTCAAGAATCGCCAACCCCGCAAATCAATTTCGTTTGGCAAGGTGGCGAGCCCACTTTGGCTGGACTAGAGTTTTTCCAAAAAGCCGTCGCGTTACAAAAAAAATACGCCAATGGCAAAACCATCACTAATGCGCTGCAAACCAACGGCATGACCCTCAACAAATCGTGGGCTGAATTCTTAAAGCAACATCAATTCTTGGTCGGTATCTCTTTAGATGGTACCCAAGCTGCGCACGACCATTATCGTATTACTACCTCAGGCAAAGGTACTTACCAAACGGTTAAAGAGAGCATCAAACTGCTCAATCAATATGGGGTTGAGTACAACGTATTGTGCACAGTGAATAGCGCCAACTGGAATAAGGGTAAATCGGTCTACAACAACTTAAAAGAGATCGGCGTTCGCTACATTCAGTTTATTCCGATTGTCACGTACAAGAAAAACACGCCGGTGAACTTCACCGTGCCAGAGAAAGGTTTTGGTAAGTTCTTACTTGATGTATTTAAAGAATGGGTCGAGCAAGACATCGGCTTTATGTTTGTGATGAACTTTGAAAGCACACTTTCTTACTATGCCAATGGGCACCCACTGATCTGTTTTAACCAAAAGCAGTGCGGAGCACCGTTAGTGATTGAGTCAAATGGTGATCTTTATTCCTGCGATCACTTTGTTGAAGACAAGTATCGAGTAGGCAATATCGCGACAGACTCGTTTGCAGAGTCGATTCAAACCCCCGCTCACACCAAGTTCCTCACATTACGTAACACGACGAAATGCCAGAAGTGTGAATTTTTGCCGATGTGTAATGGCGGCTGTCCTAATCATGCCAAGCCAAATGGTGAAAATCACCTTTGCCAATCCTACAAGATGTTCTTCAAAAATACCCAAGGTGCGATGAATTACATCGTGCGCAATATCCTCTGA
- a CDS encoding DEAD/DEAH box helicase gives MSFSSLTLSADIITALPNDIKSPTEIQTLAIPQLVAGKDLLALANTGSGKTLAYGLPLIQQLLEDNLQQQSLVLVPTRELATQVASAIDAIASKLQLNTVCLTGGVDKEQQKQALASNPQIIVATTGRMIDLLADEALNAARITRLVLDEADRLLDMGFWHDVQNIVGQISAKRQTAMFSATFSTELKQKASQLMFQPIEVAAHQANSTNQDIAETLYLVNKGSKTKALIHLLEQNHWSQVLVFIGAKENADSLSKKLTKAGIQTTCLHGNKTQQEREEALEQFKSGKARVLIATDLLARGIHIDELPAVINFELPSYAEVYVHRVGRTARAGKQGVAISLVCHGETAALNAIRELTQRALPLVEMAEFPVTDKPSSGASKRAPRDKKANRRTNSKKSIKQFQAKKPRKA, from the coding sequence ATGTCATTTTCATCTCTTACTCTTAGTGCTGATATTATTACTGCACTGCCTAATGACATTAAGAGTCCAACCGAGATTCAAACACTCGCCATCCCTCAACTTGTTGCGGGTAAAGATTTGCTCGCCTTAGCCAATACAGGCAGCGGAAAAACACTGGCTTATGGTTTACCGCTGATTCAGCAGCTTTTAGAAGATAACCTGCAGCAGCAATCCCTTGTTCTGGTGCCAACTCGAGAACTCGCCACCCAAGTAGCCAGTGCGATTGACGCTATCGCGAGTAAACTTCAGCTAAACACTGTATGCCTAACAGGTGGCGTTGATAAAGAACAACAGAAACAAGCGCTCGCTAGTAATCCGCAGATTATCGTTGCCACAACTGGGCGCATGATTGATCTATTGGCAGACGAAGCACTAAACGCAGCACGTATTACTCGTTTAGTTCTGGATGAAGCAGACCGCCTACTTGATATGGGCTTTTGGCATGATGTACAAAATATTGTTGGTCAAATTTCTGCCAAACGTCAAACCGCTATGTTTTCTGCCACTTTCTCAACCGAGCTAAAACAGAAAGCCTCGCAATTGATGTTCCAACCTATCGAAGTTGCCGCGCACCAAGCAAACAGCACTAACCAAGACATCGCAGAAACCCTTTATCTGGTTAACAAAGGCAGCAAGACTAAGGCTCTAATTCACCTTCTTGAACAAAACCATTGGTCACAGGTATTGGTGTTCATCGGCGCTAAAGAGAATGCTGATAGCCTTAGTAAGAAGTTGACTAAGGCGGGCATTCAAACAACGTGTTTGCATGGCAACAAAACGCAACAAGAGCGCGAAGAAGCGTTGGAGCAGTTCAAATCTGGCAAAGCGCGCGTACTGATTGCCACCGATTTACTTGCACGTGGCATTCATATTGATGAGTTGCCAGCGGTGATCAACTTTGAGCTACCAAGTTATGCCGAAGTGTATGTTCACCGTGTCGGTCGTACTGCTCGTGCTGGTAAACAAGGCGTGGCAATTTCTTTAGTGTGTCACGGGGAAACCGCGGCGCTCAATGCGATAAGAGAGTTGACCCAGCGAGCTTTACCACTGGTGGAGATGGCAGAATTTCCGGTGACCGATAAACCGTCAAGTGGCGCAAGCAAACGCGCACCTCGCGATAAAAAAGCCAACCGTCGCACCAATAGTAAGAAGAGTATTAAACAGTTCCAAGCGAAGAAACCAAGAAAAGCATAA